From a region of the Nitrospira sp. genome:
- a CDS encoding type IV secretion system protein VirB8, with protein sequence MTNKTDSSLVNVADEPQFYDQGRDWDTDWRLRLEASERKAWWVAGTSCAMALLLGIGIACLAPFKTTVPYVFAIDRATGNVELVSAADDRTVLGYQELLDKHWTQKYVIARESYSYRLLQADYDQVLAMSTDEIGRDYASLFDGVHARDKQLGTGIEWRVNVLSVTVQSDSIGPKATVRFEKTVKRLDAQSLEPPQYFIATVSFEYRHTMKGQEKDLIQNPLGYKVTGYRVDAEIGTITPTMSVLSMAEKK encoded by the coding sequence ATGACAAACAAGACGGATTCCTCACTCGTGAATGTAGCGGACGAACCGCAATTCTATGATCAGGGTCGCGACTGGGATACCGACTGGCGACTGAGGCTAGAGGCGTCCGAACGAAAGGCCTGGTGGGTCGCGGGCACCTCCTGCGCCATGGCTTTGCTCCTGGGAATAGGCATCGCCTGTCTGGCTCCGTTCAAAACCACCGTGCCCTATGTCTTCGCAATCGATCGCGCCACCGGCAACGTGGAGCTGGTGAGCGCGGCGGATGATCGGACCGTGCTGGGGTATCAGGAATTGCTCGATAAACATTGGACGCAAAAATACGTGATCGCCCGAGAATCCTACTCGTACCGGCTACTCCAAGCCGACTACGACCAGGTCTTGGCAATGAGTACGGATGAAATCGGTCGCGACTATGCGAGCCTCTTTGACGGTGTCCACGCCCGCGATAAACAGCTAGGGACCGGCATCGAATGGCGCGTGAATGTCTTGAGCGTGACCGTTCAGAGCGATTCGATTGGACCGAAGGCCACGGTGCGATTTGAAAAGACGGTGAAGCGGCTCGACGCTCAGAGCCTTGAGCCCCCACAGTATTTCATCGCGACGGTCTCCTTCGAGTACCGCCACACGATGAAGGGACAGGAAAAGGATCTGATCCAGAACCCGCTGGGCTACAAAGTGACGGGCTATCGTGTGGACGCGGAAATCGGGACGATCACGCCGACGATGTCGGTCCTGTCGATGGCGGAGAAGAAATAG
- a CDS encoding type IV secretion system protein — translation MSRMKRTVIAIGIALMIVVSPTSKAHTTGIPVIDTANLVQSIVQALAWIQQFQQMQQQILQADQQIHAIMGSRNMGSLLNNLTLAGVVPSDVNAVYHAIRFGGVQGLTAAAQIIRHNRMIYNCEGKTGDALRICQNMLNQTPQSQAYYANTYQMLLGRMQQIRALTTRINQTEDEKGILELNGRIAAEQAQVSNDTNRILTMKSMIEAEEKAAQQEQQERVLKMLAPGTSRTFDHMAPWTP, via the coding sequence ATGTCCCGCATGAAACGCACAGTGATAGCGATCGGCATTGCCCTGATGATCGTCGTGAGTCCAACGTCGAAAGCCCACACCACGGGAATTCCCGTCATCGACACGGCAAATCTCGTGCAATCCATCGTGCAAGCCCTCGCGTGGATACAACAGTTTCAGCAAATGCAGCAACAGATCCTCCAAGCCGACCAGCAAATTCACGCGATTATGGGTTCCCGCAACATGGGGAGTCTCTTGAACAATCTGACCTTGGCCGGAGTCGTCCCCTCCGACGTCAACGCTGTCTACCATGCGATTCGGTTTGGTGGGGTTCAGGGCCTTACCGCGGCGGCGCAGATCATCCGTCACAATCGCATGATCTATAACTGCGAAGGCAAGACCGGTGATGCCCTGCGCATCTGTCAAAACATGCTTAACCAGACGCCCCAAAGTCAGGCCTATTACGCGAACACCTATCAGATGCTGCTCGGCCGTATGCAGCAGATCCGGGCTTTGACGACTCGCATCAATCAGACCGAGGACGAAAAAGGGATTCTGGAACTCAATGGCCGGATCGCAGCGGAGCAGGCCCAGGTGAGCAACGACACGAACCGCATCCTGACGATGAAATCCATGATCGAGGCAGAAGAAAAAGCCGCGCAACAGGAACAGCAAGAACGAGTGCTTAAGATGTTGGCCCCCGGCACGTCCCGGACCTTCGACCACATGGCTCCCTGGACGCCCTAG
- a CDS encoding type IV secretion system protein, whose protein sequence is MGMATYIEQSVNNALDRYVVTSSDAVIGVLTPIAVTAVTLYVMWTGFQVLRGDVHEPVTALVWRWFRVALITGLTVNGPQYRSLVKEGLDGIQEAFASAFGGVLSMGGTIDQMADPFTTLMETLFTEASSGLMPQFSLFIAGAICATASIVMAFVAMGLFLVAKVSLALLLSVGPAFIFCAMFPVTQRYAENWLSSSLVAVFTNILIMAVITFLASLLRNACLHVLQAYSVSSILADVVGLLFLSITAAYVLLHVASLGASLAGGLSLGNPAGDATRSGMVLLHGVTSGLSRLIPSAMASTGGSLSGPRTAVARALLSALPAVRNQPGSDLYQRASLERLRNSVSPKE, encoded by the coding sequence ATGGGGATGGCGACCTACATCGAGCAGTCGGTCAACAACGCGCTGGACCGCTACGTCGTGACCTCCAGCGATGCCGTCATCGGAGTGCTCACACCGATCGCAGTGACGGCGGTGACGCTCTATGTGATGTGGACCGGCTTCCAGGTGTTGCGCGGCGACGTGCATGAACCGGTTACCGCGCTTGTGTGGCGGTGGTTTCGCGTAGCGCTCATCACCGGGCTCACGGTGAACGGCCCGCAGTATCGGAGCCTCGTGAAAGAAGGGTTAGACGGGATTCAAGAGGCCTTTGCCTCCGCCTTTGGTGGAGTCCTGTCGATGGGAGGGACCATTGATCAGATGGCGGACCCTTTTACGACGCTCATGGAAACCCTGTTCACAGAAGCAAGTTCTGGACTGATGCCGCAATTCTCACTGTTTATCGCGGGCGCAATCTGCGCCACGGCTTCGATCGTAATGGCCTTTGTCGCGATGGGGCTCTTTCTCGTCGCGAAAGTGAGCCTCGCCCTGCTGCTCTCGGTCGGACCCGCCTTCATCTTCTGCGCGATGTTTCCGGTCACGCAGCGCTATGCGGAGAACTGGCTGTCCAGCTCGCTGGTCGCGGTCTTTACGAATATCCTCATCATGGCGGTCATCACCTTTCTCGCGAGCCTTCTGCGAAATGCCTGTCTGCATGTGCTGCAGGCCTATTCTGTCTCCTCCATTCTGGCGGATGTCGTCGGCCTGCTGTTTCTCTCCATCACCGCCGCCTATGTCTTGCTGCACGTCGCGTCGCTGGGGGCGAGTTTGGCCGGAGGCCTCTCGTTGGGAAACCCAGCCGGTGATGCCACCAGGAGTGGAATGGTTCTACTGCACGGCGTCACATCCGGTCTGAGTCGGTTGATCCCATCAGCCATGGCCTCCACCGGGGGTTCCTTAAGTGGACCGCGAACCGCGGTGGCTCGCGCCCTGCTGAGCGCACTGCCTGCCGTGAGGAACCAGCCAGGGAGTGACCTCTATCAACGGGCCTCGTTGGAGCGGTTACGCAACAGCGTCTCGCCTAAGGAGTAA
- a CDS encoding VirB4 family type IV secretion/conjugal transfer ATPase: MRTRAALTKAASAQIPASDYIPLGTAITPTVITLTGGEYLACWKLEGITFETADRSEVLLRKEALHQFLRSLGGGSFAVWSHKIRRVVTERLHGTSPNPFCQSLTDRYYQSFTQHRQMATELYLSLLYRPFPSKITSFFTRMSTRTLAQRREQETAQLTILEDMGKQLEASLSRYGPTRLGTYTKQDIVYSDQLAFLSYLINGVWEEIALRRAPLASYLPTSRLHFGDRTGMMEIWHPRERKFAGFLDMQEYPPFSEPGMNNGLLYSDAEYIETQSFSCLNKRAALKSLATQKGHLIASEDAATREIEQMDQAADDLQSGLIDLGQYHYSLAIFGNTLESVSTALADARATFQDGPGFKMARVDVIPECAWFAQIPGNWSLRPREAVITSRNFVCLSPFHNFARGKRAGNPWGEALALFKTPSGQPYYFNFHVSPEDRDSRDEKYPGNTFICGSTGVGKTALELSLLAFATKYQGLRCVVFDKDRGAEIGIRAMGGKYESLKRGRPTGFNPFQLKPNPQNWQFCEQLVAQLVKQAGDEIPRLTAKEQTEISHAVQTVMSEAVSPDLRCLSLLRQNLSATGDQSVRARLKRWTRGHSLGWAFDNPQETHNTSHARLFGYDYTDFLDDPEVRTPIMAYLLHLTERLITGEPFIYVMEEFWKPLQDPVFADFAFNKQKTIRKQSGLGVFVTQSPSDVLGHPIGKTMVEQSVTQIFLPNPRADREDYVEGFKVTEAEFHIIKNLGEASRLFLVKQGHSSAIVQFDLGSMPDLLNVLSGTTDNVALLDQIRAEVGDDPTVWLPLFHERITERKRLRRENGRKAT, from the coding sequence ATGAGAACCAGAGCCGCCCTCACGAAAGCCGCGTCCGCGCAGATTCCCGCGAGTGACTATATCCCGCTGGGGACGGCGATCACGCCCACCGTCATCACATTGACCGGTGGGGAATACCTGGCCTGTTGGAAACTGGAAGGGATCACGTTCGAAACAGCGGACCGTTCAGAAGTCCTGCTACGCAAAGAAGCGCTGCACCAGTTTCTCCGATCCTTGGGCGGCGGATCCTTTGCCGTCTGGTCTCATAAAATTCGACGAGTCGTCACTGAGCGGTTGCATGGCACCTCGCCCAATCCGTTCTGCCAAAGCCTGACAGACCGTTATTATCAGTCCTTCACTCAGCATCGGCAAATGGCGACGGAGTTGTACCTGTCCCTGCTGTACCGACCGTTTCCTTCCAAGATCACGAGCTTCTTCACTCGGATGTCCACGCGCACCCTGGCGCAACGACGAGAGCAGGAAACCGCACAGCTGACCATCCTGGAAGACATGGGCAAACAGCTCGAAGCGAGTCTGAGTCGCTATGGGCCCACACGCTTGGGAACCTATACGAAACAGGACATCGTGTACTCTGACCAGCTGGCCTTTCTCAGCTACCTCATCAATGGAGTCTGGGAGGAAATCGCCCTGCGCCGGGCACCGCTGGCCTCGTATCTTCCCACTTCACGCCTGCACTTCGGCGACCGGACGGGCATGATGGAAATCTGGCACCCACGCGAGCGGAAATTCGCCGGGTTTCTCGACATGCAGGAATACCCGCCGTTCTCCGAGCCGGGCATGAATAACGGCCTCCTCTATAGCGATGCCGAGTACATCGAAACCCAGAGCTTCTCATGCCTTAACAAACGCGCGGCTCTGAAGTCGCTCGCCACCCAGAAAGGGCATTTGATCGCGTCGGAAGACGCGGCGACGCGCGAGATCGAACAGATGGACCAGGCCGCGGATGATCTGCAGAGTGGGCTCATCGATCTAGGCCAGTACCATTACAGCCTGGCGATCTTCGGCAACACGCTGGAATCGGTGAGCACCGCTCTCGCCGATGCCCGGGCCACATTTCAGGATGGGCCGGGTTTCAAGATGGCGCGGGTCGACGTGATCCCCGAATGTGCCTGGTTTGCACAGATCCCTGGCAACTGGAGTCTGCGGCCACGCGAGGCTGTGATCACGAGCCGCAACTTTGTCTGCCTCAGTCCCTTTCACAACTTTGCGCGTGGCAAACGAGCCGGCAATCCCTGGGGCGAAGCCTTGGCCCTGTTCAAGACTCCGAGCGGACAGCCCTACTATTTCAACTTCCACGTGTCACCGGAAGATCGGGATTCACGCGATGAAAAGTATCCCGGCAATACATTTATCTGCGGCAGCACGGGTGTGGGCAAGACCGCGCTTGAATTGTCCCTCCTGGCCTTCGCCACCAAGTACCAGGGCCTCCGCTGCGTGGTCTTCGACAAAGATCGCGGCGCGGAGATCGGCATTCGGGCGATGGGCGGGAAGTATGAGTCCCTGAAACGCGGAAGACCGACCGGCTTCAATCCCTTTCAGCTCAAACCCAACCCTCAGAATTGGCAATTCTGCGAACAGCTGGTGGCGCAACTTGTCAAACAGGCTGGTGACGAGATTCCACGGCTCACCGCGAAGGAGCAAACCGAGATCAGCCATGCCGTGCAGACGGTGATGAGTGAGGCAGTCTCACCGGACCTGCGTTGTCTGTCCCTCCTCCGCCAGAACCTATCGGCGACTGGCGACCAGAGTGTGCGGGCGAGGTTGAAGCGTTGGACCCGCGGTCACTCGCTGGGTTGGGCATTCGACAATCCGCAGGAGACTCACAATACCAGCCATGCACGATTATTCGGATACGACTATACAGACTTTCTGGATGATCCCGAAGTTCGAACCCCGATCATGGCCTATCTGCTCCATCTGACCGAACGGCTGATCACGGGCGAGCCCTTCATCTATGTCATGGAGGAATTCTGGAAGCCGTTGCAAGATCCGGTGTTCGCGGACTTCGCCTTCAACAAACAGAAGACCATTCGAAAACAATCCGGCCTCGGCGTCTTCGTGACGCAATCGCCTTCGGACGTGCTGGGACATCCGATCGGGAAAACAATGGTCGAACAGAGCGTGACGCAGATCTTCTTGCCCAATCCTCGCGCCGACCGGGAGGACTATGTGGAGGGGTTCAAAGTCACGGAGGCGGAATTTCACATCATTAAGAATCTCGGGGAAGCGAGCCGCCTGTTTCTCGTGAAGCAGGGCCACAGCTCCGCGATCGTGCAATTCGACCTGGGCAGCATGCCGGATCTATTGAATGTCCTATCCGGCACGACGGACAACGTGGCGTTGTTGGACCAGATCCGAGCCGAAGTGGGTGATGATCCCACAGTCTGGCTGCCCCTGTTCCATGAGCGTATCACGGAACGGAAACGCCTCCGGCGTGAGAACGGGAGAAAAGCTACGTAG
- a CDS encoding VirB3 family type IV secretion system protein, with protein MDQFRDPIFTGCTRPAMLGGVPIMPLILIGGLTLLLAVWLYYLVSGYLSLGLVLIAIPLVLWMRQTTKTDDQRLRQVMMRARMRLRHGPSRATWGAISYGPLSWKTRRSQWKS; from the coding sequence ATGGACCAGTTTCGCGATCCCATCTTCACCGGCTGCACGAGGCCCGCGATGTTGGGCGGCGTGCCGATCATGCCGCTGATTCTGATCGGTGGCCTGACCCTTCTGTTGGCGGTCTGGCTGTACTACCTCGTGAGCGGCTACCTCTCGTTGGGTCTCGTTTTGATCGCGATTCCCCTCGTGCTCTGGATGCGCCAGACGACGAAGACGGACGATCAGCGCTTGCGCCAAGTGATGATGCGGGCGCGGATGCGACTCCGTCACGGACCGAGTCGAGCGACGTGGGGCGCTATTTCCTATGGCCCCCTGTCATGGAAGACCAGACGATCACAGTGGAAGAGTTGA
- a CDS encoding TrbC/VirB2 family protein, with product MEDVKTGADESKDRTSGIGSLRGISQGNGRLIATASWLLGVALLLESDPAWAQITKVNTVMQNVQTVLTSVAVTLFTVAIMWAGFKMAFSHAQWSDVSNVVIGGILVGGAAGIAAWLIN from the coding sequence ATGGAAGACGTGAAGACGGGAGCGGATGAGTCAAAGGACAGGACGTCAGGGATAGGGAGCTTGAGAGGGATCAGCCAAGGGAATGGGCGTTTGATCGCCACCGCCTCGTGGCTACTCGGTGTGGCCCTCCTGTTGGAATCGGACCCTGCCTGGGCTCAGATCACCAAGGTCAATACGGTGATGCAGAATGTGCAAACGGTCCTGACGAGTGTGGCGGTGACACTCTTTACCGTCGCCATCATGTGGGCTGGATTCAAGATGGCCTTCAGTCATGCCCAATGGTCCGACGTGAGTAACGTCGTGATTGGCGGAATCTTGGTAGGCGGCGCTGCGGGGATCGCGGCCTGGTTGATCAACTAG
- a CDS encoding type II toxin-antitoxin system RelE/ParE family toxin translates to MKEWTVIYRPRFSAWLDQCTMALQTEVLAHVEVLSRLGPNLGRPRVDHIKASTHPNMKELRVQFKGDPVRILFAFDPARRAVLLLGGTKTGDKQWYRRNIPLADREFSDHVRTMQMEQRSTHRKEDSR, encoded by the coding sequence ATGAAAGAGTGGACCGTTATTTATCGCCCGCGATTCTCAGCGTGGCTCGACCAATGTACGATGGCCCTACAAACAGAAGTTCTTGCACATGTAGAGGTGCTCAGCAGGTTAGGTCCGAATCTCGGACGGCCCCGCGTGGATCACATCAAAGCTTCCACGCATCCGAACATGAAAGAGCTTCGTGTTCAGTTCAAAGGTGACCCCGTGCGCATCTTGTTCGCATTCGATCCAGCGCGCCGCGCAGTCTTGCTTCTGGGAGGTACCAAGACGGGCGATAAGCAGTGGTACCGCCGCAATATTCCGCTCGCGGACAGGGAATTCAGTGACCATGTGCGGACCATGCAGATGGAACAGCGGTCAACGCACCGCAAGGAGGACTCACGATGA
- a CDS encoding helix-turn-helix transcriptional regulator produces the protein MITHRDMMNTLPKKRRRAIEARAAQILAEEMTLQELRRALKRSQVAIAKTLGLQQAAVSRLENRNDWRLSTLQDYVQAMDCELEIYAREKKRGQRRLIRILPRPRYRRSAA, from the coding sequence ATGATCACGCATCGAGATATGATGAACACGCTCCCAAAGAAACGCCGTCGTGCCATTGAGGCGCGAGCGGCGCAAATCCTCGCCGAGGAAATGACGCTCCAGGAGTTGCGTCGCGCCCTCAAGCGATCACAAGTTGCCATAGCGAAGACGCTAGGGCTTCAACAAGCAGCTGTGTCACGGCTTGAGAATCGGAACGACTGGCGCCTCTCGACCCTTCAGGACTACGTCCAGGCGATGGACTGTGAGCTTGAAATTTATGCCCGCGAAAAGAAGCGCGGCCAACGCCGCCTGATCCGCATTCTTCCGAGACCACGGTACCGCCGTTCAGCCGCGTAA